Below is a window of Humulus lupulus chromosome 2, drHumLupu1.1, whole genome shotgun sequence DNA.
TCTTGAAGCTTGAGAAGAAGAACAAAGTATTCTTCTTCTTTATGCTTCTTACTTAGTCTTTTTGTGCTCTTTTTTTGGTTCTCTGCTGTTGTGTAAGTCAAAAAGACTTAATATTTTAGGTTCACCATCATCAGAAGAAGGAAAAGAACAGAAAAGAAAATGAATGGTTCGGTTCTTGATGGTATAATTAATAGGCTTCTTGAAGTTAGAGCAAATCCTGGGAAGCAAGTCCAGCTTTCAGAGACTGAGATTAAGCAGCTTTGCTTTGTTTCTAGAGATATTTTCTTGAGACAGCCCATTCTCTTGGAGCTTGAAGCACCTGTTAAAATTTGTGGTACGTTAACTACTACTTTTAATTTTTTACACGTGAAATTCTGTTCTTGGTATTCTTTAATTTTCCATGTCCATATGTTTATCTCATGATCAAGTTAATTAGAAATTTGTTCTGTTATAAGCATGGATGACAGTAGATTAGCTTAATTAATCATCAAAGTTTGATGCTTATAGCAGTATATGTATGCATAATTGATGTTGTTTTTTCAAGTGCAAAACCAAGAACCAATTATTGAGAAAAACTGCCTTAAGAGATGACTTTTCAAGAATTTCAAACTTCAAACACTTTTCTTTGTGATCCAGGTGACATTCTTGGACAATAGATTAACATAATTGACATTTTCTTTGTgtaaatgtgtgtgtatatatatatatatgcataattCATGTTTGTTTTCAAGTGAAAAACCAAGAGCCACTTGCTGAGAAGAACTGCCTTAAGAGATGAATTTTCACCACAATAAATTTTCAAACATGATTACCTTAATTAATCATCAAAGTTTGATGCTTATAGCAGTAGAGGGTCTGGTTTGTGGTGTTAAGAAAGAACttgctatataaatatatatgggaATTATCATCTATATATGGATTAGATCTTCATGGATCATTACAATGCTCAACATGTAAATGTATGCATAATTGATGTTGTTTTTTCAAGTGCACAACCAAGAGCCACTTATTGAGAAAAACTGCCTTGAGAGATGACTTATCAAGAATTTCAAACTTCAAACACTTTTCTTTGTGATCCAGGTGACATTCTTGGACAATAGATTAACTTAATTGACATTTTCTTTGTGTAAAtgtgtgtatttatatatatatatatatatgcataatcCATGTTTGTTTTCAAGTGAAAAACCAAGAGCCCCACTTGCTGAGAAGAACTGCCTTAAGAGCTGAATTTTCACCACAATAAATTTTCAAACACGATTCTTTCATTGTGATCCAGGTGATATTCATGGGCAATATTCTGACCTTCTAAGGCTTTTCGAGTATGGCGGATTACCACCTCGTTCAAACTACTTATTCTTGGGGGATTATGTAGACAGAGGAAAGCAAAGCCTGGAAACAATATGCCTTCTTCTAGCGTACAAAATCAAATACCCTGAGAACTTTTTCCTCCTTAGAGGCAACCATGAATGCGCCTCAATAAACCGCATATACGGGTTTTATGATGAATGCAAGAGAAGGTTCAATGTCAGACTCTGGAGAATATTCACAGACTGTTTCAACTGCCTTCCTGTGGCAGCCCTCATAGATGAAAAGATACTATGTATGCATGGAGGGCTTTCTCCTGATTTGAACAACTTGAACCAGGTAAGAATGATACAAAGGCCTACTGATGTCCCAGAACATGGCTTGTTGTGTGATCTTCTATGGTCTGATCCTAGCAAAGACATTCAAGGTTGGGGTCCAAATGAAAGGGGTGTTTCTTTCACATTTGGTGCTGATAGAGTTACTGAATTTCTGAGAAAGCAGGATCTTGACTTGATCTGCAGAG
It encodes the following:
- the LOC133819951 gene encoding serine/threonine-protein phosphatase PP1 isozyme 3-like, translating into MNGSVLDGIINRLLEVRANPGKQVQLSETEIKQLCFVSRDIFLRQPILLELEAPVKICGDIHGQYSDLLRLFEYGGLPPRSNYLFLGDYVDRGKQSLETICLLLAYKIKYPENFFLLRGNHECASINRIYGFYDECKRRFNVRLWRIFTDCFNCLPVAALIDEKILCMHGGLSPDLNNLNQVRMIQRPTDVPEHGLLCDLLWSDPSKDIQGWGPNERGVSFTFGADRVTEFLRKQDLDLICRAHQVVEDGYEFFANRKLVTLFSAPNYCGEFDNAGAMMSVDESLMCSFQILKPADKKPKFGFGSAAATTKPGPPSRVKSLLGAKG